A genomic window from Leptospira andrefontaineae includes:
- a CDS encoding nucleoside deaminase, translating into MSQEIIEPLLKVFLDRFAEIRTQNSEEIPSFTQIYKNGNLVCEAFNSVEISEDSSLHSEVLAISEAKRICKERYLTDCILITTLEPCLMCGGSILLSRIPKVAYLVPAKLGEGISSLPLETIYSRNFFPELVLIKSETTTELFKTFFKDKRN; encoded by the coding sequence ATGAGCCAAGAAATTATAGAGCCATTACTTAAGGTTTTTTTAGACCGATTTGCGGAAATTCGAACTCAAAATTCGGAAGAGATCCCTAGTTTCACACAAATTTACAAAAACGGAAATCTTGTCTGTGAAGCTTTCAACTCAGTGGAAATTTCAGAAGATTCATCCTTACATAGCGAAGTTCTCGCGATTTCAGAAGCAAAACGGATCTGCAAGGAAAGATATCTCACTGATTGTATCCTGATTACCACACTAGAACCTTGTTTGATGTGCGGAGGTTCCATTCTACTTTCTAGAATCCCTAAAGTAGCATATCTGGTTCCTGCAAAATTGGGAGAAGGAATATCTTCTCTTCCTTTAGAAACGATCTATAGCAGAAATTTCTTTCCAGAACTTGTACTAATTAAGTCGGAAACGACCACGGAGTTATTCAAAACTTTCTTCAAAGATAAGAGAAATTAG